The proteins below are encoded in one region of Delphinus delphis chromosome 4, mDelDel1.2, whole genome shotgun sequence:
- the LOC132423982 gene encoding keratin-associated protein 19-7-like, with translation MSYYANYCKGLGFSCGGFGGLGYGHGCGCSSFCRLGHGCSHGGYRYGCYCPSCYGGYGFSGLY, from the coding sequence ATGAGCTACTATGCCAACTATTGCAAAGGCCTGGGCTTCAGCTGTGGAGGATTTGGTGGCCTGGGCTATGGCCATGGCTGCGGATGCAGCAGCTTCTGCAGACTGGGCCATGGCTGTAGCCATGGAGGCTACAGATATGGCTGCTACTGCCCATCATGCTATGGAGGATATGGCTTTTCTGGCTTATACTAA